The proteins below come from a single Chitinophaga pinensis DSM 2588 genomic window:
- a CDS encoding Crp/Fnr family transcriptional regulator, with amino-acid sequence MKHFSIEDVFKGFSFTPAERALVEDKFKTLNLKKGDAVLSAGQLVPYQYYVAEGCLRAYYIADTGKEFTLQFAVQDWWISDYTAFFAEGHSILHIDCVYDAVVHQISKASMEQLYKEVPQIESFYRIKMERFFASFQRRILSDLALPAKEKYANFLKTYPNIEKHIKNYHLASYLGITTESLSRIRKELARGK; translated from the coding sequence ATGAAGCACTTTAGTATAGAGGATGTCTTTAAAGGATTCAGTTTTACGCCAGCCGAAAGGGCTTTGGTGGAAGATAAGTTTAAAACACTGAATCTGAAGAAAGGCGATGCTGTATTAAGTGCAGGGCAACTGGTACCTTACCAGTATTATGTGGCAGAAGGATGTCTGCGTGCTTATTATATTGCCGATACCGGCAAGGAGTTTACCTTACAGTTTGCTGTTCAGGACTGGTGGATCAGCGACTATACCGCCTTCTTTGCCGAAGGCCATTCTATTTTACATATTGATTGTGTGTACGATGCCGTCGTGCATCAGATCTCCAAAGCCAGTATGGAGCAATTGTACAAAGAAGTACCGCAGATAGAAAGTTTTTACCGCATTAAGATGGAGCGTTTCTTCGCCAGTTTTCAACGAAGGATACTGTCTGATCTGGCATTGCCTGCGAAAGAGAAATACGCCAATTTTCTGAAGACCTACCCCAATATCGAGAAGCATATTAAGAATTATCACCTTGCCTCTTACTTAGGCATTACTACAGAGAGCCTCAGCCGCATCAGAAAGGAATTAGCCAGGGGTAAATAA
- a CDS encoding helix-turn-helix transcriptional regulator, translated as MKMTLPDNERAVWILKTKGPLPLIELAKDLNITTEGARFQLIKLANEGLVETRSESKGKGRPQQVWSLTSQGHARFPDAHADLTVKLILKMRDTLGEDALQDVIEANGRDGKEKYLKELANVSDLEGRIGGLARIRDNEGYMATCIKDEEGYLLIENHCPICAAATACMGFCKSELDTFRAVLGDKVSVERVDHILAGARRCAYRIKDRA; from the coding sequence ATGAAAATGACACTACCGGATAATGAGAGAGCGGTTTGGATCCTGAAGACAAAAGGGCCTTTGCCATTAATCGAACTTGCAAAAGACCTGAATATTACAACGGAAGGCGCTCGTTTTCAGTTAATTAAGCTGGCAAATGAGGGGTTGGTAGAAACAAGGTCCGAGTCCAAGGGGAAAGGCCGGCCACAACAGGTATGGTCCCTTACCTCACAAGGACACGCCCGTTTCCCGGATGCTCATGCTGACCTGACTGTAAAGCTCATCCTGAAAATGAGGGATACGTTGGGAGAAGACGCCTTGCAGGATGTCATTGAAGCCAATGGCCGGGATGGAAAGGAGAAATACCTGAAAGAACTGGCAAATGTGTCAGACCTGGAAGGAAGGATCGGCGGACTGGCCCGCATCAGGGACAATGAGGGATATATGGCCACCTGTATAAAAGATGAGGAAGGATATCTGCTGATAGAAAATCACTGTCCGATCTGTGCTGCCGCTACAGCATGTATGGGTTTCTGCAAATCGGAACTGGACACATTCAGGGCGGTATTAGGGGATAAAGTATCTGTCGAAAGAGTGGATCATATCCTCGCCGGAGCGAGACGTTGTGCTTATAGGATAAAAGACCGTGCCTGA
- a CDS encoding efflux transporter outer membrane subunit, translating to MKRRYLLLLPCVTVVAACKVTKTYQPPATDTVAQYRGQSLSDTMNIARLPWRSYFQDEDLQALIAEGLGKNLQLKAAITRIEAANVAYQQSKAAFLPQAGFNAGYKQSRLAYPQGFGFVTTTPQYDMSLSASWEADIWGRLRSAKKAAYISLLSGEAARDVILTRLIADIAGHYYTLLVLDHQLTILEKAADIRSADVEAMTELQRSNVVNGAAVVQSQANEYAARVAIPVLKKQIRQTENALSILLGKPAGDIKRGRLEDQLMPVMINSGVPAQLLANRPDVRQAELAFRGAFESTNIARTAFYPSLTLTAAGGFSSFSFGDWLTKNTGLFGNVAAGVFQPIYNRGQNKSRLKVAKAEQQTAFYNFQQSLLTAGQEVSDALFTYSSVEERKAFRSKQIEALEKSVDFTQTLLKYSSNTNYIDVLTSEQSLLSAQLEQANDQLEQWMAVISLYHALGGGWQ from the coding sequence ATGAAAAGAAGATATTTATTGCTGCTGCCTTGTGTAACGGTAGTGGCAGCCTGTAAGGTAACTAAAACATATCAGCCGCCGGCTACAGATACGGTGGCGCAATATAGAGGGCAGTCTTTGTCCGATACCATGAATATTGCCCGCTTACCCTGGCGCTCTTATTTCCAGGATGAAGATCTCCAGGCGCTGATTGCTGAAGGTCTGGGCAAGAACCTGCAGCTGAAGGCAGCCATTACACGTATTGAAGCGGCCAATGTTGCTTATCAGCAAAGTAAGGCGGCCTTCCTGCCCCAGGCCGGGTTTAATGCCGGTTATAAGCAATCCCGCCTGGCTTATCCGCAGGGATTCGGATTTGTCACCACAACACCGCAGTATGATATGAGTCTGAGTGCTTCCTGGGAAGCGGATATCTGGGGCCGCTTACGTAGCGCTAAAAAAGCAGCCTATATTTCGCTGCTTTCCGGAGAGGCGGCAAGGGATGTTATACTCACCCGCCTGATTGCCGATATCGCGGGGCATTATTATACGCTGCTGGTACTGGATCATCAGTTGACGATCCTGGAAAAGGCGGCGGACATAAGAAGTGCGGACGTAGAAGCGATGACCGAATTGCAGCGGTCAAATGTGGTGAATGGTGCTGCGGTGGTACAGAGTCAGGCGAACGAATACGCCGCACGGGTAGCTATTCCGGTATTGAAAAAGCAGATCCGGCAAACAGAGAACGCCCTGAGTATTTTACTGGGTAAGCCGGCTGGCGATATAAAAAGAGGACGGCTGGAAGATCAGCTGATGCCTGTGATGATCAACAGCGGCGTGCCAGCACAGCTGCTGGCAAATCGTCCGGATGTACGTCAGGCAGAACTGGCCTTCAGAGGGGCTTTCGAATCAACCAATATCGCCCGGACGGCCTTCTATCCCTCACTGACGCTGACGGCAGCCGGAGGTTTCAGCAGTTTTAGTTTCGGAGATTGGCTTACAAAGAATACAGGTTTGTTTGGTAATGTGGCAGCCGGGGTATTCCAGCCGATCTACAATCGCGGTCAGAATAAATCCAGGCTGAAGGTCGCCAAGGCGGAACAGCAGACTGCCTTTTACAATTTTCAGCAGTCTTTGCTGACGGCAGGGCAGGAGGTGTCTGATGCCTTGTTTACTTATTCATCCGTAGAAGAACGTAAGGCGTTTCGTAGCAAACAGATCGAGGCATTGGAAAAGTCGGTTGATTTTACGCAAACGCTTTTAAAATATAGCAGCAACACGAACTACATCGACGTGCTGACTTCAGAACAGAGCCTTTTATCGGCCCAACTGGAGCAGGCCAATGATCAGCTGGAGCAATGGATGGCGGTGATCAGCCTCTATCATGCACTGGGCGGTGGTTGGCAGTAA
- a CDS encoding superoxide dismutase: MAIHSLPLLPYAYNALEPVFDTRTMTIHHSRHHQAYVDNLNKALADTPYTPLSVEELFAIIKELPVAVRNNAGGHYNHSLFWTLLSPPTLHYENKRPDYIAGFWKLVNWDVADERYQKARITHLSSRY; the protein is encoded by the coding sequence ATGGCTATTCATTCACTACCATTGCTTCCATATGCGTACAATGCGCTGGAACCCGTTTTCGATACCCGGACGATGACGATACATCATTCCAGGCACCATCAGGCGTACGTGGATAATCTGAACAAAGCCCTGGCAGATACGCCTTATACGCCACTGTCAGTGGAAGAGCTGTTTGCTATTATCAAGGAACTGCCGGTGGCTGTCCGTAATAATGCCGGTGGACATTATAATCATAGTCTTTTCTGGACCTTGCTGTCTCCGCCTACATTGCATTACGAAAACAAACGTCCGGATTATATCGCCGGTTTCTGGAAACTTGTCAACTGGGATGTCGCTGACGAGCGTTATCAGAAAGCCAGAATCACCCACCTATCCAGCAGGTATTGA
- a CDS encoding efflux RND transporter periplasmic adaptor subunit: MTNHMKAGRQASPGTGGALCLTGMYIIPAALSLLLLGACGQTESGYANNGPQEFPIYTIQQAPTTLKVQYPASLEGQQNIEIRPKIDGYIREILVDEGAVVKKGQLLFVIDAPQYEQEVRTATAAIQSAEAEVSAAKLQVSNLTPLVKKEIITATALEAAQYNLEAKEAVLSQARAGLANAHTNIGYTRIVSPVDGIVGAIPNKIGSLVSPSAPQALTMVSNIRNIYAYFSFDEKEFLAFTAKYKGQSVHEKLQQMPPVSLVLPDGTHYPEQGRVETVNGMIDRSTGAISFRATFPNPAGIIRSGGSATLEIPMNLSSALLLPQQATFEMQGMKMVYVVSADGMVKSREVHVMDIGTSDSYVVESGLQAGDKVVAEGMGNLKDSLLIKPVPAKPLAQQ; the protein is encoded by the coding sequence ATGACTAATCATATGAAGGCCGGGAGACAGGCATCTCCCGGCACTGGGGGCGCTTTGTGCCTTACAGGCATGTATATTATTCCTGCTGCGCTTTCACTCCTGTTGCTCGGTGCCTGCGGGCAAACCGAAAGTGGATATGCGAATAACGGTCCGCAGGAATTTCCTATTTATACCATTCAGCAGGCGCCAACCACACTTAAAGTGCAATATCCGGCCTCTCTGGAAGGACAGCAGAATATCGAGATCAGACCTAAGATCGATGGTTATATCCGGGAGATATTAGTCGATGAAGGGGCTGTTGTTAAAAAAGGACAGCTGCTTTTTGTGATTGATGCACCCCAATATGAACAGGAGGTAAGAACCGCTACCGCCGCTATTCAAAGTGCAGAAGCGGAGGTTAGTGCTGCAAAGTTACAGGTGAGCAATCTGACGCCACTGGTAAAGAAAGAGATCATTACTGCCACCGCACTGGAAGCTGCGCAATACAATCTGGAAGCGAAAGAGGCCGTGCTTTCACAGGCAAGGGCAGGTCTGGCGAATGCCCATACCAATATCGGTTATACGCGTATTGTGAGTCCGGTAGATGGTATCGTTGGCGCTATTCCTAATAAGATAGGTAGTCTGGTAAGTCCTTCGGCTCCGCAGGCGCTGACAATGGTATCGAATATCCGCAATATTTACGCTTACTTTTCTTTTGATGAAAAAGAGTTCCTGGCGTTTACGGCTAAATATAAAGGGCAGTCCGTCCACGAGAAACTGCAACAAATGCCTCCGGTAAGTCTGGTGCTTCCTGATGGGACGCATTACCCGGAACAGGGTCGTGTAGAGACCGTGAATGGTATGATTGACAGATCAACGGGCGCTATCAGTTTCCGGGCAACGTTCCCAAACCCGGCCGGCATTATCCGTAGTGGTGGCAGTGCTACCCTGGAAATTCCGATGAATCTTTCCTCCGCATTGCTGCTGCCACAGCAGGCTACTTTTGAAATGCAGGGTATGAAAATGGTGTATGTCGTGTCGGCTGACGGTATGGTAAAAAGTCGTGAGGTACATGTGATGGACATCGGCACGAGTGACAGCTATGTAGTCGAAAGCGGATTACAGGCAGGTGATAAGGTAGTCGCCGAAGGTATGGGTAATCTGAAGGATAGTCTGCTGATCAAACCTGTGCCGGCAAAACCACTCGCACAGCAATAA
- a CDS encoding putative quinol monooxygenase produces the protein MEREIIVKWKIKASATQEILALLPALAEQSKHEPGNLGYHIYQSESDPNELILHERYVDADAAEAHRNSAHYQEIVVGKVVPHLEVREVIIVKKLL, from the coding sequence ATGGAAAGAGAAATCATTGTTAAATGGAAAATAAAGGCATCCGCTACCCAGGAGATCCTGGCATTATTGCCCGCACTGGCGGAGCAATCAAAGCATGAACCGGGCAATCTCGGCTATCATATTTATCAATCCGAAAGCGATCCTAATGAACTGATATTACATGAGCGTTACGTTGATGCGGACGCCGCAGAAGCGCACAGGAATTCAGCGCACTATCAGGAGATCGTTGTGGGTAAGGTGGTACCGCATCTTGAAGTACGTGAAGTTATCATTGTTAAAAAATTATTGTAA
- a CDS encoding MFS transporter gives MKLLNKKLILVIASMGIFVEALDIAIINLALPKIEKDLGLTNDSSYKLQSVYVLIYGCFLILGGKLSDFMGRKTVFIWGAIIFLLTSLGAGLSQTYHALLLFRTLQGLGAALIMPSAFSIVNYYFTASRERSRAIGIFGSFAATGSAAGLSVGGIIASYLGWSWVFLINVPILLIVIVIAYLYLENDEKSHSKLPDIPAAIALVAAMLSLTWATELLSKPAENRLKIAGFLLLLVVTSLYLYKRLKTQPIPLLDLKVLALPSLRKGNTLFILLGALFTGYLFLMSFLIQQNFHFSAAESGFIMMPFNVLSILIGRFGLPVLSRRIPAKTIALLGASSMLAGTLSLVAAVYYQSLFFLLAGGSLIAGIGMTLCFTGYSVIAMEKVPTEQLGVSGSLTTTAYFVGGGIGLPVVSMFMSNTAGEWNGRPILVLCAIALGSITLLSFPNSLLFSRNERLAD, from the coding sequence ATGAAGTTGTTGAATAAGAAATTGATACTGGTCATCGCCTCCATGGGCATTTTTGTAGAAGCACTGGATATCGCAATCATTAATCTGGCGCTGCCAAAGATCGAAAAGGACCTGGGATTAACAAATGATTCAAGCTATAAACTTCAGAGTGTATATGTGCTGATTTATGGATGTTTTCTGATCCTTGGTGGTAAATTGTCGGACTTCATGGGCCGGAAAACTGTCTTTATCTGGGGCGCGATCATCTTCCTGCTGACCTCCTTAGGAGCCGGCTTATCACAGACCTACCACGCCCTCTTACTCTTCAGGACATTACAGGGACTAGGCGCCGCATTGATCATGCCCTCCGCATTCTCTATCGTCAATTATTATTTTACAGCGTCCCGGGAGCGCAGCAGGGCCATCGGTATCTTTGGCTCTTTTGCGGCCACAGGTTCCGCCGCGGGCCTGTCTGTCGGAGGTATTATTGCCAGTTACCTCGGCTGGTCATGGGTCTTCCTGATCAATGTACCCATCCTGCTGATAGTAATCGTAATTGCCTACCTGTACCTGGAAAATGATGAAAAGTCCCATAGCAAACTGCCCGATATTCCTGCCGCCATCGCATTGGTCGCAGCAATGCTTTCATTGACCTGGGCCACGGAACTATTATCAAAACCAGCAGAAAACAGGCTGAAAATCGCCGGTTTCCTGTTATTACTGGTCGTTACCAGCTTATATCTCTATAAACGGCTTAAAACGCAGCCAATACCGCTTTTAGACCTAAAGGTATTGGCCTTGCCTTCACTGAGAAAAGGCAATACGCTTTTCATTCTCCTGGGCGCTCTTTTCACCGGCTACCTGTTCCTTATGAGCTTCCTCATACAGCAAAACTTTCACTTCTCTGCCGCTGAATCAGGCTTTATCATGATGCCCTTCAACGTTTTATCTATACTCATCGGCCGCTTCGGCTTACCCGTACTATCCCGCAGAATACCTGCAAAAACGATTGCCCTACTCGGCGCCTCTTCTATGCTGGCAGGTACACTCTCCCTGGTAGCGGCGGTATATTATCAGAGCCTCTTCTTCCTGCTGGCCGGCGGTTCCCTGATTGCCGGCATAGGCATGACACTCTGCTTCACCGGCTATTCTGTCATTGCCATGGAGAAAGTACCGACTGAGCAGCTGGGCGTAAGTGGCAGTCTGACCACCACCGCTTATTTTGTCGGAGGTGGTATCGGACTACCCGTCGTTTCCATGTTCATGAGTAACACGGCGGGTGAATGGAATGGCAGACCAATATTAGTACTGTGCGCAATTGCACTAGGCAGTATTACATTGCTATCATTTCCCAATTCTTTGCTATTTTCCCGGAATGAAAGACTTGCAGATTGA
- a CDS encoding type 1 glutamine amidotransferase domain-containing protein has protein sequence MSKKILFIVSNASFIGPNNRQTGVFLDEVAHPYVEFDDAHYQIDFASITGGVPAVDNLTASEESSNARFIKDGGLAKMQHNRKLSDVDTSGYDAVFVPGGLAPMVDMPEDPLLKKVIAGFYDSGKIVGAVCHGPVSLLNVRLNDGSYLIAGKNITSFTNEEEDNYAKNDVPFELETALTNQGAKFHAAAPWSSNSIADGRLVTGQNPASAKGVAQKMIALLGA, from the coding sequence ATGTCAAAGAAAATATTATTTATCGTATCTAATGCCAGTTTTATTGGTCCTAATAACAGACAGACAGGCGTATTCCTGGATGAAGTGGCGCACCCTTATGTAGAATTTGACGATGCACATTACCAGATAGATTTTGCCAGCATCACCGGTGGAGTTCCTGCTGTTGATAATCTTACCGCCAGCGAAGAAAGCTCCAATGCGCGGTTCATCAAGGACGGCGGACTGGCAAAAATGCAACACAACCGTAAACTGTCGGATGTAGACACCAGTGGGTATGATGCAGTATTCGTACCAGGTGGTTTAGCGCCAATGGTAGATATGCCGGAAGATCCGCTGTTAAAGAAAGTAATTGCGGGTTTCTATGATAGCGGTAAAATTGTAGGCGCCGTGTGTCATGGTCCCGTATCACTCCTGAATGTGAGACTGAACGATGGTAGTTATCTGATTGCGGGAAAGAATATTACTTCTTTTACGAATGAAGAAGAAGATAATTATGCGAAGAATGATGTGCCTTTTGAACTGGAAACAGCACTAACTAACCAGGGCGCTAAGTTCCATGCAGCAGCGCCATGGTCTTCGAATAGTATTGCAGATGGCAGATTGGTAACAGGACAGAATCCTGCTTCAGCGAAGGGTGTGGCACAAAAGATGATTGCATTGCTGGGGGCATAG
- a CDS encoding efflux RND transporter permease subunit has protein sequence MLKKFIEKPVLSTVISVIIVILGLLGLLSLPISQYPEIAPPTVEVKAAFQGANADVVMNSVIVPLEEQINGVENMSYMTSTAGNDGSATITIYFKLGTDPDLAAVNVQNRVSKATSLLPADVIRAGVTTSKKQSSQVFIFEVCSKNKSYDETFLQNYVNINLMPRLKRVNGVGDAFIYGARDYSMRIWLKPDVMAVHGLMPADVLAKLSEQNIEAAPGKFGENGAQAFQYVIKYKGRLKTSKEFGDIIIRSSGKGQFLRLNDIAKVEMGSLSYASSTITDGYAATAIAVSQSSGSNAHELISQCEKIIEESAKEFPEGVYHVPFLNANEFLDASIEKVVHTLIEAFILVFIVVFIFLQDFRSTLIPAISVPVAIIGTFFFLKVFGFSINLLTLFALVLAIGIVVDDAIVVVEAVHAKLDQGATSAKKATLHAMSEISSAIVSITLVMAAVFVPVSFISGSAGVFYKQFGLTLAIAIVISAVNALTLSPALCAIFLKPHDAHAPVKKGVLQRFYTGFNTAFHAMTGKYRQSVHFLIKRKWLAGGAIVVFSMVLWFLVKTIPTGFVPNEDGGAIFGDIILPPSSSLERTTELSNEVARIAGSIPEVESVCRVAGQDLISGPGGSYAALFIRLRPWAQRAKKGQDIGSVVGQLFGRTAHIKGAQVIFFAAPTLQGFGSSNGFEFSLQDLSAGDLNAFGGAIYKFLGALNQRPEIQYAATSFNNSFPQYQLDVNVARCEEAGVAVNTVLSTMQGYFGGVYAADFNRFGKQYRVMVQGDALNRATPESIHQIMVRNAAGRMAPISEFITLRRVYGSEFLNRFNLFNSASITGAPNPGYSSGDAIRAIQEVAAQTLPKQYTYEFSGITKEEISSGSQALLIFLLCLVFVYFLLCAQYESYVLPFAVLLSLPIGLAGAFIFAKIFGVDNNIFLQISLIMLIGLLAKNAILIVEFALMHRRSGEDLVRAAITGAGARLRPILMTSFAFIFGLVPLMLASGAGAASNKSIGTAAIGGMLIGTLFGIFVIPILFILFQLLHERISGAPKSHGRHMAKGHETADLILTHE, from the coding sequence ATGCTAAAGAAATTTATCGAAAAACCGGTACTGTCAACAGTGATCTCTGTGATCATTGTGATACTTGGTCTGCTGGGACTTTTGTCCTTGCCGATTTCCCAGTATCCGGAGATTGCGCCACCCACTGTAGAGGTAAAAGCTGCCTTTCAGGGTGCGAATGCGGATGTGGTGATGAATTCTGTGATTGTCCCGCTGGAAGAACAGATCAACGGGGTGGAGAATATGAGTTATATGACCTCTACTGCCGGTAATGATGGCAGCGCGACGATCACCATTTACTTTAAACTGGGTACGGATCCCGATCTGGCAGCCGTGAATGTACAGAACAGGGTATCGAAAGCGACCAGTTTATTGCCTGCGGATGTAATCCGAGCAGGGGTGACCACCAGTAAAAAACAGAGCAGTCAGGTCTTCATTTTTGAGGTGTGTAGTAAGAATAAATCTTATGATGAAACCTTTCTGCAGAACTATGTCAATATTAATCTGATGCCCCGTTTAAAGCGGGTGAACGGAGTCGGAGATGCGTTTATTTATGGCGCAAGAGATTATTCCATGCGTATCTGGCTAAAACCGGATGTAATGGCCGTGCATGGTTTGATGCCGGCGGATGTGCTGGCGAAACTCTCCGAACAGAATATAGAAGCAGCGCCCGGAAAGTTTGGGGAGAATGGCGCACAGGCTTTTCAGTATGTGATCAAATATAAGGGCCGTTTAAAGACCTCGAAGGAGTTTGGTGATATCATTATCCGTTCCTCCGGTAAAGGGCAATTCCTCCGCCTCAATGACATCGCGAAGGTAGAAATGGGTTCATTAAGTTATGCCAGTTCGACGATCACGGATGGTTATGCAGCTACGGCAATTGCGGTGTCACAGTCTTCCGGTTCAAATGCGCACGAGTTGATCAGTCAATGTGAAAAGATTATTGAGGAGAGTGCAAAGGAGTTTCCGGAGGGCGTCTATCATGTGCCTTTCCTGAATGCGAATGAGTTCCTGGATGCCTCTATCGAAAAGGTGGTGCATACACTGATAGAGGCGTTTATACTCGTATTCATTGTGGTGTTCATTTTCCTGCAGGATTTCCGGTCTACATTGATCCCGGCGATTTCTGTGCCGGTAGCGATCATCGGGACTTTCTTTTTCCTGAAGGTCTTTGGTTTCAGTATCAATCTGCTGACTTTATTCGCGTTGGTACTGGCGATCGGTATTGTCGTGGATGACGCTATTGTGGTGGTGGAGGCCGTACATGCGAAGCTGGACCAGGGAGCTACTTCTGCGAAGAAGGCGACATTACATGCCATGAGTGAGATCAGTAGTGCGATCGTTTCTATTACTTTGGTGATGGCGGCGGTGTTTGTACCTGTATCTTTTATCAGTGGTTCAGCCGGTGTGTTTTACAAACAGTTTGGTCTGACGCTGGCTATAGCCATCGTGATTTCTGCGGTGAATGCATTGACGTTAAGTCCGGCGCTTTGTGCCATTTTCCTCAAACCACATGATGCACATGCGCCCGTAAAAAAAGGTGTTCTGCAACGTTTTTACACGGGCTTTAACACAGCGTTTCATGCGATGACGGGTAAGTATCGTCAGTCTGTTCATTTCCTGATCAAACGTAAATGGCTGGCAGGGGGCGCTATCGTGGTATTCAGTATGGTGCTGTGGTTCCTGGTGAAGACGATACCTACCGGTTTTGTACCGAATGAAGACGGTGGTGCGATCTTCGGAGATATCATACTGCCACCCTCGTCTTCACTTGAGCGGACCACAGAGCTGTCAAACGAAGTGGCCCGCATAGCAGGTAGTATTCCGGAAGTAGAGTCGGTGTGCCGGGTGGCAGGGCAGGACCTGATCAGCGGTCCCGGTGGTTCCTATGCTGCGCTGTTTATCCGGTTAAGACCCTGGGCACAGCGTGCAAAAAAAGGACAGGATATCGGGAGTGTGGTCGGACAACTCTTTGGTCGGACCGCACATATCAAGGGTGCGCAGGTGATCTTCTTTGCGGCGCCGACATTGCAGGGTTTTGGTAGTTCCAATGGCTTTGAATTCTCTTTACAGGATCTTTCTGCCGGTGATCTGAATGCGTTTGGAGGGGCGATCTATAAATTCCTGGGGGCACTGAATCAGCGGCCGGAGATCCAGTATGCGGCAACCTCCTTTAATAACAGTTTCCCGCAGTATCAGCTGGACGTCAATGTCGCCCGTTGTGAGGAAGCCGGCGTTGCCGTCAACACTGTACTGAGTACGATGCAGGGATACTTTGGGGGTGTTTATGCGGCTGACTTCAACCGTTTCGGTAAGCAATACCGGGTTATGGTACAGGGCGACGCTTTGAACCGGGCGACACCTGAAAGTATTCATCAGATTATGGTAAGGAATGCGGCAGGCCGTATGGCGCCGATTTCTGAATTTATTACGCTGAGACGTGTATATGGATCGGAATTCCTCAACCGCTTTAATCTGTTCAATTCAGCTTCTATTACCGGTGCGCCAAACCCGGGTTACAGTTCGGGAGACGCGATCCGGGCTATACAGGAAGTAGCGGCTCAGACCCTGCCTAAACAATATACGTATGAGTTTTCCGGTATTACGAAGGAGGAGATTTCCAGCGGAAGCCAGGCATTGCTTATCTTTTTGCTGTGTCTTGTATTCGTCTATTTCCTGCTTTGCGCGCAATACGAAAGTTACGTACTACCTTTTGCGGTACTGCTTTCACTCCCTATAGGACTGGCGGGCGCTTTCATCTTCGCAAAGATCTTCGGTGTCGATAATAACATCTTTTTGCAGATCAGTCTTATTATGTTGATCGGGTTACTGGCTAAGAACGCCATCCTGATTGTTGAGTTTGCGTTGATGCACCGGAGGAGTGGAGAGGACCTCGTACGGGCAGCCATCACTGGAGCTGGTGCGCGTCTGCGTCCGATCCTGATGACGTCCTTTGCTTTCATCTTCGGGCTGGTACCATTGATGCTGGCCAGTGGCGCAGGCGCTGCCAGTAATAAGTCTATTGGTACTGCCGCCATTGGCGGGATGCTGATAGGGACGCTCTTTGGCATTTTTGTGATACCTATTCTATTTATTCTGTTTCAGCTGTTGCATGAGCGTATCAGTGGAGCGCCGAAGTCGCATGGTCGTCATATGGCGAAGGGACATGAAACAGCCGATCTGATTTTAACGCATGAATGA